A window from Prinia subflava isolate CZ2003 ecotype Zambia chromosome Z, Cam_Psub_1.2, whole genome shotgun sequence encodes these proteins:
- the RPS6 gene encoding small ribosomal subunit protein eS6, with product MKLNISFPATGCQKLIEVDDERKLRTFYEKRMATEVLADSLGEEWKGYVVRISGGNDKQGFPMKQGVLTHGRVRLLLSKGHSCYRPRRTGERKRKSVRGCIVDANLSVLNLVIVKKGEKEIPGLTDTTVPRRLGPKRASRIRKLFNLSKEDDVRQYVVRKPLNKEGKKPRTKAPKIQRLVTPRVLQHKRRRIALKKQRTQKNKEEAAEYAKLLAKRMKEAKEKRQEQIAKRRRLSSLRASTSKSESSQK from the exons ATGAAG CTCAACATCTCTTTCCCGGCTACGGGCTGCCAGAAGCTCATTGAAGTAGACGATGAGCGTAAGCTCAGGACGTTTTATGAAAAGCGAATGGCCACGGAGGTGCTGGCTGATTCTCTTGGTGAGGAGTGGAAG GGATATGTTGTCCGGATAAGCGGTGGCAACGACAAGCAAGGCTTCCCCATGAAGCAGGGTGTCCTGACGCACGGACGTGTCCGCCTTCTGCTCAGCAAGGGCCATTCCTGCTATCGTCCCAGGAGAACCGGAGAGAGGAAGCGCAAGTCTGTCCGCGGCTGCATCGTCGATGCAAACCTGAGTGTCCTCAACTTGGTCATAGTGAAAAAGG GTGAAAAAGAGATTCCTGGGCTGACTGACACAACTGTGCCCCGTCGTCTGGGTCCCAAGAGGGCCAGCAGGATCCGCAAGCTGTTCAACCTCTCTAAGGAAGACGATGTTCGCCAGTATGTTGTGAGGAAGCCTCTGAACAAAGAAG GCAAGAAACCCAGAACGAAGGCTCCCAAGATCCAGCGACTGGTGACTCCCAGAGTGCTGCAGCATAAGCGCAGGCGTATTGCCCTGAAGAAGCAGCGCACTCAGAAGAACaaggaggaagctgcagagtACGCGAAGCTCTTGGCCAAGAGGATGAAG GAAGCCAAGGAGAAACGCCAGGAGCAGATTGCGAAGAGGCGCCGGCTTTCTTCTTTGAGAGCTTCTACATCCAAGTCTGAATCAAGTCAGAAGTAA